The region TCTCGCCGCACCAATGGAGTTTCCCATTCAATTTGCCGCTCAGTTGGTTAGGAATGCCTTGGGGACGCACATCGCTGTTACCTGAGGATAGCTCGAAGGTTCCCTTTGCCGATCAGTTTGACTATGCGATTCTGGGTTCGATTGAATTGGGATTAGGGAAATTTGCGGAGGTAGCACTATTTGATAAGCGATCGCAGACTCTTTTAGTTACGGACACGATTGTTTCTGTTCCCGAAAAGCCACCAGAAATTTTGCAAATCGATCCCTATCCATTGCTCTTTCATGCTAGAGATGGTGCGGATGAACCCATTGTCGATACAGAAGTAAATCGAGTTCGTGGTTGGCAAAGAACGGCTTTATTTCTATTCTATTTCCGTCCCCAAGTTTTGGAAACCGCTTCCTTTTTTCAAGCTTTACTAGATATTACTAAAGCGCCAGAGCGATCTCGCAAAGCCTTGTTCGGTCTATACCCTTTTCGCTGGAAATATAACTGGGATCAATCCTTTGAATCTCTACGCGGCAATGGACGTATTTTCGTCGCGCCAATCTTGCAGACTCTCATTCTCAATCGCGATCCGCAAACGGTAATTGCATGGGCAGATAAGGTTGCTAGCTGGAATTTTGTGCGGATTGTTCCTTGCCACTTTGACAATGCGATCACAGCTACAGCCAAAGAATTTCGTCACGCATTTAGCTTTTTAGAAAAGAATCCTCATCCTCTATCAACGGCCAACCTTCCTGAAGAAGATTTTGAAGTTCTCAATCAAATCAATAACATTTTGCAAGGTAATCGTATTATAAGAGCAGCAAAGGATAAAATCTAATAGCATCAGTGATGTCAAA is a window of Pseudanabaena sp. BC1403 DNA encoding:
- a CDS encoding DUF4336 domain-containing protein; this encodes MTAQATHHKSEHEPSSPKDWSWKFWQVVPLYPYGQRRTIRKEIVKDAIWTFEQIQGIFYVVVPIRMTVVKLAAGGLLVYAPVAPTLECIRLVNELVAEHGDVKYIILPTVSGIEHKVFVGPFARQFPKAHVYVSPHQWSFPFNLPLSWLGMPWGRTSLLPEDSSKVPFADQFDYAILGSIELGLGKFAEVALFDKRSQTLLVTDTIVSVPEKPPEILQIDPYPLLFHARDGADEPIVDTEVNRVRGWQRTALFLFYFRPQVLETASFFQALLDITKAPERSRKALFGLYPFRWKYNWDQSFESLRGNGRIFVAPILQTLILNRDPQTVIAWADKVASWNFVRIVPCHFDNAITATAKEFRHAFSFLEKNPHPLSTANLPEEDFEVLNQINNILQGNRIIRAAKDKI